GGACCTCGCTGTCAAAGTCCGTGCGGCCGTCAAAGGTGAACAGACGGTGGCTCTGATCCAGGTGGAAATCCAACGCCCGGTCCAGCTGAGGCTCATTCAGGCGCGCCACGTCCAATTCCGCCAGTTCCTTCAGCAGCCGGTCTGCGTTGCTGTCCCCACCCATCCAGGCATTGAAGTAAAAGCCCTGCAGGTAAGGGTGCGTCTCCCGCTGCCGGTACAGGTCATGAATTTCATCGCAGTCGCGACCCGACGTGAGTGTGAACGCGAGCGCAGACCGCAAGTCACGCAGCGTGATGTGCAGGCGACCCCGGAGGTGCACCAGCGTGTAGAGCGTCCGCAGCCGCTCCCGCACGCGACTGCCGTTGGTGGGGTCGTTGAAGGTCCGGGCGTTGTGCAGGGCATAGCATTGCCGCTTCAGGTCGCATCCCTCGCAGGCAGCCCAAAGTGCCGGGTTGGTGAGCGCCATCAGCTGCTGGTCAAAGATCGACAGGGTCTGCGCCGGCTCCGTCTCGCCGCTCTCAGCCACCGGCACCTGCGCCACGACGCTGCGCAGGTTGAGGTTCACCACGGCCATGTCCCCCTGGGGCAGACCGGAACGCAGGCCATCTTCGACGCTCGTGCGCAGCGAGCTGAAGGCCTGGTGATGCGTGGTGAGGAAATCCATGAGCCGGCCCTCGTTGATGGCGATCAAGCGGGTGTGAGACTCACTGATAGGCGCGGCTCCATCCTTGTACGGAGCGAAGAACTCCAGCAGGACCTCGTCGTTCAACTGGCCGTCCTGGTCCTGACTTCCGTCGAGATTGGCCAGGAAGCTGCGCCCGCCCCATTCCACCCGGAAGCCGTTGTGCAGCGGGGTGACAGCAGCGCCCTCCCGCCGGGCTGAACTTTCGAATTGCTGCAGGAAGGCGGTCTTGCCGTCCCCAGCGTTCCCGGTGACAATCACGAGGCGGTACGCGCCGTCCCGAACGGCCGGCAGCAGGTCACGGTCCAGCGCCGTATCGGCGTACGTCAGGTGCCCGTACTCGGACAGGCCACGGGTACCGCTGTTGCTCCGGCGACTCTGGCTGTACAGGGTGCTGAGGTGAATCACGAAAGGGTTCGTGTTGGGCTGCTCCGGCTGCAGCAGATTGCCCGGAAGGGTCATCAGCCCTGACGTACGTACCGGGAGGGCGCGGCGGCGCGTGTCGCGCACGCCAGCCAGCGCCTGGAACAAGGCTTCCGCCGTGGGGTACCGCTGCGCGCGCTGAGGATGAATGGCTTTCATCAGCACGGCTGCGAAGTCCTCGTCCAGGTCCGTCAGTCCGGACAGTTCCGTCAGGGGACGCGGTGGGCGCCCAGCCGCTGGAGTTCTGGACGGATCCCAGGGGTACACGCCCGACAGAGCCTCGTACAGCGTCACGCCCAGCGCGAAAACGTCCCGGTCCGCCAGGGCCTCCGGGGACAGGTCAGTCGTATCCGCATTCGGCGGCAGATACCGCCGGGTCCCGCCCAGGTGATCTTCGTCCACCAAGTCAGTCCGCACGGCCACGTTGAAGTCGATGATCTTGACGCCGCCACTCGACCACATGAGGTTGCGCGGCTTGATGTCGCAGTGGAAGACCTTATGGGCGTGCATGTGCCGCAGGCCGTCGGCCACCTGACGTCCCAGGGTCAGGACGTCGCTGGCCGACAGGCGCCCGTCGTTCTCCAACAGCGCCCCGATGTCATGCCCGTCCACGAACTCGAACACCAGTGAGAGGATCTTGTTCGGGAACTGCTCCGCGCCGTACACCCGCACGACGCGGGGGTGCTCCGGCAGACTCAGGAGGGTCTTGTACTCCGTCTTCAAGCGCTCCAGTTGAGCGCTGCGGTCCGGGCGCAGGAGCTTGATGGCGCGCTTGACGTCCCCAAAGGTGTCTACCACCGCGTACACTGCACCGAACGACCCGGGTTTTCCCAGACGTCCCAGCACGCGGAACTTCTCCGATAGCCGGAAGTTAGCTGGAAGGTCCATGTAGTTCAGATCACCGACGGTCTCCAGCGTGGGCTGGGTGATATCAGCTGCCGGCACCTGCTTGAGGTTAGCCTCCAGGGTACTGAGTGCCTCCGCTGCCGTAGGGCGCTCCGCTGGGTCTACCCGGCAGAGCAGCTGGAGCCACCCATCCACCCACACGGGCAAGTCTGCCCGCAACTCACTGGGCTTCACGGCAAACACGCCGGCCCGCTCCTGCAGTTCGGTCACGTCCCGCCACGGGAGCTCGCCCGTGAACAACTCGTACAGGACGATACCGGCCGAGAACACGTCACTTCTGGCCGTCGCGCCACTGGGATCATCGAGCACTTCGGGTGCCAGGTACGGCTTCTCGACGTCCTCCAGGAGGCCCAAGGCCAGCGTGTGTTCACGGCGGTCTTCACTCTCCAGGCGGGCGTATTCGAAGCCCAGCAGCTGAGAGGTGCCGTCTGGCTTCACCAAGATCCGGTCCGGCGTGACCGCCCGGTGCACCACGTGATTCGCGTGGGCATGAGCCAAGCCGCCCAGGAGATCCTTCGCCACCCGGATCTTCTGATCGAACGTCAGCGGCAGATCCGGCCGGCGCAGGTGCAGCAACAGGGCGCGGCCCGCAGGGTCCTCTGTGACGAGAACGAACGCGTCGCTGTCCGGTGTCTCGAAGAACTCCCGGGCGGGCAGCACCGCCGGGTGCGGCGGAAGACGCTCGAGCATCTGGAAGCCGTTCATCAACTGAGCGCGCTGCAGCGCACGCTCCTCGACCGGCAGGTAATTATCTAGACGATAGACCCGCAACCGGGCAGAGCGACCCGCCGACGCCAATTCATTGTGCGCACGGTACTCCTCGAAATCCGGCCCTGATCCCAAGTGATCATCGACCAGCCAGGAGCCGAACCGCAGGGACTTCTCAGGCGGCACCTGCAGCACGGTTTCAAACGCCCCTGACGCCACGCGGTAGAGCCCCTGCATCTCCCCGTTCACCCAGTGCGGCAGGGTTGATCGATCCTGGAAATAAGCAGGGGCGTCCGCCAGGCGAACGGTTCGCAGGGAATCACGCTCGCTCGTGTCCACCAGATGGGCATCCGGAGCCGTCAGGATCACCGCCGCGTCGGTGTACATGGCTGACATGTCAAAGCCCCGGGTCTCGCCGTACTTCTTGACGAGATCCTTGATCACCTTGCTGTGATGCCGCACCTTGGCCAGTGGAGACGGGAAGGGTGCACGGCCATCGGGCAGCCATTTCCCTCCCACCACGTCAATGCGGCCCCGCGTGCCCTTAACGTCCACGATGTAGAGCGCGTGCGGAGCCATGATCGCCAGGTCGACCTCAAAAACCTGGTTCTGGTAGTCGATCTCGAAATTATGAATCAGGACGTAATCGTCCGGCAAGCCGTCGCGCAGGGCCGCAATGGCCCTTCGCTCGGCGTCGTTGACTGGTTGACCTACTGGAAACACATGAGCCACAGGGGCACCTCGGGAGTGATCTCAGCGCAGTCTAGACCTCGGGTGGCACATAATTCTGCTCAATTGCCTGCTCGACGAGTTGGATGGCCTTTTCCTCGTTGTTGTACGCTATGTTGATCTTCTCCCAAGCCTCAGATATTCCATCTGATAAACCAGCTCTTTCTTCTCGAGATGGCCAAAATATATCAATTTCCGCGACATATTTTGGATCGATTTGAGGTATGGACGAACCAAAAGCAGTTCTGACTATTTGTCGGTAGCCTAATTTAGATGATAAGAAGGCATATAAATAGGCTGAATCTTCAGGATTATTCGCAGCAATTCTCATAATATGATTTGAAAGAACAGAACCGTCCATATATGGATAACAATAAGACACTTGTCCGATTAAACCACCAACCTGCCCAGCATCTTGCATGAGTATCCAACCGTTTTTAACAAGATAATTGTCAATATTCTTTGAATTCTTGCTCAAATAGCCTCTTTCCTTTGGGTTTACTTGAAATATTTCAGTTCCCGATAAATAGCGATAGCCATAATCTGGGTCATCGACATGTATCCTTTTGAATATCCCTGGCGTGAATACCGTCGCTAAGGATCCAAGCTTAACGCTTTTTTCTAGAGATAATGCTTTGATGTCAGCTTGAGATCTCAGATTATAATAAAAAGCATCGAGCCTTTTAATTTTATTTGATTCTACTATACTAAATAGAGGATTTAATTCCTGAAAATCCGATTTTAAATGCGCCTCTATTCTTTTTTGACAGGCATGAATTTTCCTATTTGCCTCCGATCTTAGATCAGCCGCCTCTTTAATTAAAAGATGAATCTTTTTTTCAAATTCAAATCCAAAACGCGGAACGCTTAATTCAGATACGTGTTCAGGCTCGATATGCTGAATAACCGCGCCATAAGTGCCGCCAGCGACTAGCGTCTTGCCAAAACGACTAGCCA
This Deinococcus seoulensis DNA region includes the following protein-coding sequences:
- the mads6 gene encoding methylation-associated defense system protein kinase MAD6, yielding MAHVFPVGQPVNDAERRAIAALRDGLPDDYVLIHNFEIDYQNQVFEVDLAIMAPHALYIVDVKGTRGRIDVVGGKWLPDGRAPFPSPLAKVRHHSKVIKDLVKKYGETRGFDMSAMYTDAAVILTAPDAHLVDTSERDSLRTVRLADAPAYFQDRSTLPHWVNGEMQGLYRVASGAFETVLQVPPEKSLRFGSWLVDDHLGSGPDFEEYRAHNELASAGRSARLRVYRLDNYLPVEERALQRAQLMNGFQMLERLPPHPAVLPAREFFETPDSDAFVLVTEDPAGRALLLHLRRPDLPLTFDQKIRVAKDLLGGLAHAHANHVVHRAVTPDRILVKPDGTSQLLGFEYARLESEDRREHTLALGLLEDVEKPYLAPEVLDDPSGATARSDVFSAGIVLYELFTGELPWRDVTELQERAGVFAVKPSELRADLPVWVDGWLQLLCRVDPAERPTAAEALSTLEANLKQVPAADITQPTLETVGDLNYMDLPANFRLSEKFRVLGRLGKPGSFGAVYAVVDTFGDVKRAIKLLRPDRSAQLERLKTEYKTLLSLPEHPRVVRVYGAEQFPNKILSLVFEFVDGHDIGALLENDGRLSASDVLTLGRQVADGLRHMHAHKVFHCDIKPRNLMWSSGGVKIIDFNVAVRTDLVDEDHLGGTRRYLPPNADTTDLSPEALADRDVFALGVTLYEALSGVYPWDPSRTPAAGRPPRPLTELSGLTDLDEDFAAVLMKAIHPQRAQRYPTAEALFQALAGVRDTRRRALPVRTSGLMTLPGNLLQPEQPNTNPFVIHLSTLYSQSRRSNSGTRGLSEYGHLTYADTALDRDLLPAVRDGAYRLVIVTGNAGDGKTAFLQQFESSARREGAAVTPLHNGFRVEWGGRSFLANLDGSQDQDGQLNDEVLLEFFAPYKDGAAPISESHTRLIAINEGRLMDFLTTHHQAFSSLRTSVEDGLRSGLPQGDMAVVNLNLRSVVAQVPVAESGETEPAQTLSIFDQQLMALTNPALWAACEGCDLKRQCYALHNARTFNDPTNGSRVRERLRTLYTLVHLRGRLHITLRDLRSALAFTLTSGRDCDEIHDLYRQRETHPYLQGFYFNAWMGGDSNADRLLKELAELDVARLNEPQLDRALDFHLDQSHRLFTFDGRTDFDSEVLNTLFASLPRLAGTNPEQLRQRFHLHRTYVASMRRKLFFERRDQQWSDMIPFRSGQQLLELLQASAEQLSQAKDGLLRALNRSEGIINPAMMTGQLALQVREVERGAIRSYRLFPADRMTLRAQDTADRAKFVEHTPTGLTLDYREEDHSAQLVINLDTLEMLGRLNVGYVPSVEEREGRYLSLLAFKNVLASRPYDEVLLAVTDEELYRLNRKEGGGLTLRPATMEL
- the mads5 gene encoding methylation-associated defense system restriction endonuclease subunit S MAD5 is translated as MKIGNPDRPITSAWLTKEGHRLGAPPFLSGAVEARVLLDKLTVPKQALREVTHDVFHAGREARKWVSDPNYGVPFMSSSDVLTADLSKLPLISKKQVAKNPRFLISEGWTLITRSGTIGRMAYARGEMDGLACSEHVMRVVPNADLISSGYLYAYLASRFGKTLVAGGTYGAVIQHIEPEHVSELSVPRFGFEFEKKIHLLIKEAADLRSEANRKIHACQKRIEAHLKSDFQELNPLFSIVESNKIKRLDAFYYNLRSQADIKALSLEKSVKLGSLATVFTPGIFKRIHVDDPDYGYRYLSGTEIFQVNPKERGYLSKNSKNIDNYLVKNGWILMQDAGQVGGLIGQVSYCYPYMDGSVLSNHIMRIAANNPEDSAYLYAFLSSKLGYRQIVRTAFGSSIPQIDPKYVAEIDIFWPSREERAGLSDGISEAWEKINIAYNNEEKAIQLVEQAIEQNYVPPEV